The following nucleotide sequence is from Podospora bellae-mahoneyi strain CBS 112042 chromosome 1 map unlocalized CBS112042p_1, whole genome shotgun sequence.
TCTACCCAACATGTCTCAATTGCCCGTTAAGAACGTCGGTACGTCCCTCTGCGCGCGTCCCTGAGCTTTGGTTTACCCCGCCATCGTCCGAGGAACCTTGAGAACTGACGGTTACCCCTGAACAGGTGTGCTTGGCTGCACTGGTTCGGTCGGCCAGCGCTtcatcctgctcctccagcagcacccgTCACTCAAGCTCGTAGGCTTGGGTGCCTCGTCTCGTTCCGCCGGGAAGAAGTACCGCGATGCTGTCAGGTGGAAGCAGGCACAGCCCATTGCTCCCGATGTCGGCGACCTGATCGTTCGCGACTGCAAGGCCGGCGAGTTCGCCGACTGCGACATTGTCTTCAGCGGCCTCGACAGCGACGTCGCCGGTGACATTGAGAAGGAGTTCCAGAATGCCGGCCTTGCCGTCTTCTCCAATGCGAAGAACTACCGCCGCGATCCCCTCGTCCCCCTGGTCGTCCCTaccgtcaacctcgaccatcTCAACCTTAttccccaccagcaaaagaCGCTTGGCCTGAACAAGGGCTTCCTCGTGTGCAACAGCAACTGCGCCGTCATTGGGCTCGTCATCCCCTTCGCCGCCCTGCAGGCGCGTTTTGGCAAGATCGATACCGTCTCCGTCGTGACCATGCAGGCCGTGTCGGGTGCGGGATACCCCGGTGTTAGCAGCATGGATATCATTGACAACGTGGTGCCCTTCATttctggcgaggaggacaagcTCGAGACGGAAGCACAGAAGATTTTGGGCAGCATCAACGCCGAGGCGACCGCCTTCGAAGATCAGAAGACGTTGAGAGTCTCGGCAGCCTGCAACCGGGTCCCCGTGTTGGATGGTCACACCGCATGTGTGTCCCTGCGATTCGCCCAGCGCCCTCCCCCAACGGCCGagcaggtgaaggaggcCATGCGGGAATATGTCTCCGAGGCACAGCGGCTGGGATGCCCCTCTGCTC
It contains:
- the HOM2 gene encoding aspartate-semialdehyde dehydrogenase (EggNog:ENOG503NU99; COG:E; BUSCO:EOG09262YAU), with amino-acid sequence MSQLPVKNVGVLGCTGSVGQRFILLLQQHPSLKLVGLGASSRSAGKKYRDAVRWKQAQPIAPDVGDLIVRDCKAGEFADCDIVFSGLDSDVAGDIEKEFQNAGLAVFSNAKNYRRDPLVPLVVPTVNLDHLNLIPHQQKTLGLNKGFLVCNSNCAVIGLVIPFAALQARFGKIDTVSVVTMQAVSGAGYPGVSSMDIIDNVVPFISGEEDKLETEAQKILGSINAEATAFEDQKTLRVSAACNRVPVLDGHTACVSLRFAQRPPPTAEQVKEAMREYVSEAQRLGCPSAPEPPIKVFDEPDRPQPRLDRELSKGYTVSVGRVREDDSGIFDIKFVALSHNTVIGAAGSSIVNAEAAVLKGFV